Proteins encoded by one window of Brevibacterium atlanticum:
- a CDS encoding diacylglycerol/lipid kinase family protein encodes MSPATEQATVPVILNPSARNGAVRKRIAPLTKVLAADGFTAELVESTSEEHATQLAAGFAEQGAPIVLSLGGDGMVRSVAAGLVGTDTVLGIVPGGRGNDFIGKLGIPKDVSAAAGLIAAGRNRTIDVLDLDGRVCVGNVSLGLDSQVQVFADSVKRIRGHWVYLYGLVRAIVRARRIELALTVDGERIDFRGFSAGFANSGRYGGGLRLSPAAEIDDGLIDVVLFTDAAIPLLAVELVAYMVGAGRRLHPHIRFTRAREIHIATTEPMEIVADGDAVAQTPATVRIRPAALTVRVPA; translated from the coding sequence ATGAGTCCGGCGACCGAACAGGCGACCGTCCCTGTCATCCTCAATCCCTCCGCCCGCAACGGCGCAGTCCGGAAGCGGATCGCACCGCTGACGAAGGTCCTGGCCGCAGACGGCTTCACTGCCGAACTCGTCGAGAGCACGAGCGAAGAGCATGCGACGCAGCTCGCCGCAGGATTCGCCGAGCAGGGAGCGCCGATCGTCCTCTCGCTCGGTGGGGACGGCATGGTCCGGTCCGTCGCGGCGGGCCTCGTCGGCACGGATACGGTGCTGGGCATCGTGCCAGGGGGTCGCGGCAACGACTTCATCGGCAAGCTCGGCATCCCGAAGGATGTCTCGGCCGCCGCCGGTCTCATCGCCGCCGGCCGCAATCGCACCATCGATGTCCTCGACCTCGACGGGCGCGTCTGCGTCGGCAACGTCAGTCTCGGCCTCGACTCGCAGGTCCAGGTCTTCGCCGATTCGGTCAAACGGATCCGCGGCCACTGGGTCTACCTGTACGGACTGGTCCGTGCGATCGTCCGCGCCCGCCGCATCGAGCTGGCGCTGACCGTCGACGGCGAGCGCATCGACTTCCGGGGGTTCTCTGCCGGATTCGCGAACTCCGGACGGTACGGGGGCGGCCTGCGGCTCTCGCCGGCAGCCGAGATCGACGACGGCCTCATCGACGTGGTGCTCTTCACCGACGCCGCCATCCCACTCCTGGCTGTGGAACTCGTGGCCTATATGGTCGGGGCCGGACGTCGACTCCACCCGCACATCCGCTTCACCCGGGCCCGCGAGATCCACATCGCCACCACGGAACCGATGGAGATCGTCGCTGACGGCGATGCGGTGGCACAGACACCGGCGACCGTGCGGATCCGCCCGGCAGCGCTCACCGTTCGCGTCCCTGCCTGA
- the paaZ gene encoding phenylacetic acid degradation bifunctional protein PaaZ: MTDILSSYVAGDWHTPAAAESARPVRDAGTGELLHEVSSSGIDFAAVADHAKTTGVTELQKLTFHQRGVILKKLGGYLMERAKGYHEISFTTGTTKRDAFVDIEGGIGTLFTYSGVARRQMPNSTVHLDGGIERLSKNGTFVGRHILTSRQGLACQINAFNFPVWGMLEKFAPMFVAGVPVVVKPATDTAHLTRAVVADMVESGLLPDGAIQLISGDVTPLFNHLAEQDAIAFTGSAATARRLSGLDCVTERGTRFFAEADSLNFSLLGPDAGPGSQEFDLFVDGVVAEMTVKAGQKCTAIRRTIVPQAHAEAVGEAIIAKLSTQGVGDPREKSTRLGPVVSDKQRSDVLDAVDEILAGGAHLLTGGREESDRLAAEHGGAYVAATVLQADDAWVDAVHDIEAFGPVTSIITYTDTEEAVRLAARGRGSLVGSVVTHDSEFATEFVRRVAPWHGRILVLDRDDAEESTGHGSPLPNLIHGGPGRAGGGEEMGGLRGVEHFMQRTAIQASPDMLTAIGGEWVNGSERHLGDHPFTKSLAGLRIGDALESEWREVTLDDIEHFANFTGDTFYAHMNEEAAAANPFFPGRVAHGYLIVSFAAGLFVQPDPGPVLANYGLEGLTFITPVSPGDRLKVTLTAKRITPRETDEYGEVRWDAQVVNQNEEPVANYDVLTLVAKEY, from the coding sequence ATGACCGACATCCTCAGTTCCTATGTGGCTGGAGACTGGCACACGCCCGCTGCGGCCGAGTCCGCCCGTCCCGTCCGCGATGCCGGCACCGGTGAACTCCTCCACGAGGTCAGCTCCTCCGGCATCGACTTCGCCGCCGTCGCCGACCATGCGAAGACCACCGGCGTCACCGAACTGCAGAAGCTCACCTTCCACCAGCGCGGGGTGATACTGAAGAAGCTCGGCGGCTACCTCATGGAGCGCGCCAAGGGCTACCACGAGATCTCATTCACGACGGGCACCACGAAGCGCGACGCTTTCGTCGACATCGAAGGCGGCATCGGCACGCTCTTCACCTATTCCGGCGTCGCGCGTCGGCAGATGCCGAATTCGACGGTCCACCTCGACGGCGGAATCGAGCGTCTGTCGAAGAACGGCACCTTCGTCGGCCGCCACATCCTCACCTCCCGGCAGGGGCTGGCTTGCCAGATCAACGCCTTCAACTTCCCCGTCTGGGGCATGCTCGAGAAGTTCGCCCCGATGTTCGTCGCGGGAGTCCCCGTCGTCGTCAAACCCGCCACCGACACCGCTCACCTGACCCGCGCCGTGGTCGCGGACATGGTCGAATCCGGGCTGCTGCCCGACGGCGCCATCCAGCTCATCAGCGGCGACGTCACCCCGCTCTTCAATCACCTCGCCGAACAGGATGCGATCGCCTTCACCGGCTCCGCGGCCACCGCGCGTCGCCTCTCCGGGCTCGACTGTGTGACCGAGCGCGGCACCCGCTTCTTCGCCGAGGCGGACTCCCTGAACTTCTCCCTGCTCGGACCCGACGCCGGCCCCGGCTCTCAGGAATTCGACCTCTTCGTCGACGGGGTGGTGGCAGAGATGACCGTCAAGGCCGGACAGAAGTGCACCGCGATCCGGCGCACGATCGTCCCGCAGGCCCACGCCGAGGCGGTCGGCGAAGCCATCATCGCGAAGCTCTCCACCCAGGGCGTGGGCGACCCGCGCGAGAAGTCCACCCGCCTGGGCCCCGTGGTCTCCGACAAGCAGCGCAGCGACGTCCTCGACGCGGTCGATGAGATCCTCGCCGGGGGAGCGCATCTGCTCACCGGCGGTCGTGAGGAGTCCGACCGTCTGGCCGCCGAGCACGGCGGCGCATATGTCGCAGCGACGGTGCTCCAGGCCGACGACGCCTGGGTCGATGCCGTCCACGACATCGAAGCCTTCGGGCCCGTGACCTCGATCATCACCTATACCGACACCGAGGAGGCCGTCCGTCTGGCCGCCCGTGGCCGGGGCTCCCTGGTCGGGTCGGTCGTCACCCATGACTCCGAATTCGCCACCGAGTTCGTCCGCCGGGTCGCTCCCTGGCACGGGCGCATCCTCGTCCTCGACCGCGATGACGCCGAGGAGTCGACCGGTCACGGATCACCCCTGCCGAACCTCATCCACGGCGGTCCGGGTCGGGCCGGCGGCGGCGAGGAGATGGGCGGACTGCGCGGCGTCGAACACTTCATGCAGCGCACCGCGATCCAGGCCTCCCCGGACATGCTCACCGCGATCGGCGGGGAATGGGTGAACGGTTCGGAGCGCCACCTCGGCGATCATCCGTTCACGAAGTCGCTTGCCGGCCTGCGCATCGGCGATGCGCTCGAGTCCGAATGGCGCGAGGTCACTCTCGACGATATCGAGCACTTCGCGAACTTCACCGGCGACACCTTCTACGCTCACATGAACGAGGAGGCGGCTGCGGCGAATCCCTTCTTCCCGGGGCGCGTGGCGCATGGCTACCTCATCGTGTCCTTCGCCGCCGGGCTCTTCGTCCAGCCGGACCCGGGCCCGGTGCTCGCGAACTACGGCCTCGAAGGGCTGACCTTCATCACGCCCGTGTCCCCGGGGGATCGGCTCAAGGTCACGTTGACGGCGAAGCGCATCACCCCGCGCGAGACCGACGAATACGGCGAGGTCCGCTGGGACGCTCAGGTCGTCAATCAGAACGAGGAACCCGTCGCGAACTACGACGTGCTCACCCTCGTGGCCAAGGAGTACTGA
- a CDS encoding threonine/serine dehydratase — MTELTYADVEAAAARIAGRVRPVAVASAQPGNLPAAETDTGAAWSAAPMTDPAASGLYFALEFMQYTGTFKARGAQNFIRTHLAEGTFPEAGVTIASGGNAGLACAWAAREAGVPATVFLPETAPEVKVARLRSYGAEVRLIGREYAEAAAACQEFVASSGALASHAYDHPLIAAGAGTVFTEILRQVPDLDTVVVSVGGGGLFAGVATAATHHGVRTIAVEPENCRALNAAIEAGEPVDVPVDSVASDSLGARRATPLALDAAGSDLVTSVLVSDAAIIGARAHLWNQHRLAVEHAAATALAGIHGEGAYVPSEGEKVCVVLCGANTGLGDL; from the coding sequence ATGACTGAACTGACGTACGCCGACGTCGAGGCGGCCGCCGCACGGATCGCCGGACGCGTGCGCCCGGTGGCGGTCGCCTCGGCGCAGCCGGGGAACCTGCCCGCCGCGGAGACCGACACCGGTGCCGCGTGGAGTGCCGCGCCGATGACGGATCCGGCCGCCTCGGGGCTGTACTTCGCGCTCGAGTTCATGCAGTACACGGGCACGTTCAAGGCCCGCGGTGCGCAGAACTTCATCCGCACCCACCTGGCCGAGGGCACCTTCCCCGAGGCGGGAGTGACCATCGCCTCGGGCGGGAACGCGGGCCTGGCCTGCGCGTGGGCCGCCCGCGAGGCCGGGGTGCCCGCGACCGTCTTCCTCCCGGAGACCGCGCCGGAGGTCAAGGTCGCCCGCCTGCGCTCCTACGGCGCCGAGGTGCGGCTGATCGGTCGCGAATACGCCGAGGCGGCCGCCGCCTGCCAGGAATTCGTCGCCTCATCGGGGGCGCTGGCCTCGCATGCCTACGATCATCCGCTCATCGCCGCAGGCGCCGGCACGGTGTTCACCGAGATCCTCCGCCAGGTTCCCGACCTCGACACTGTCGTCGTGTCGGTCGGCGGGGGCGGGCTGTTCGCCGGTGTCGCGACGGCGGCGACCCACCATGGAGTACGGACGATCGCGGTGGAACCGGAGAACTGTCGAGCGCTGAACGCGGCGATCGAAGCAGGCGAGCCGGTCGACGTGCCGGTGGATTCGGTGGCCTCGGATTCGCTGGGAGCGCGGAGGGCCACCCCGCTGGCACTGGACGCGGCGGGGTCGGACCTGGTCACCTCGGTGCTCGTCAGCGACGCAGCGATCATCGGTGCCCGCGCGCACCTGTGGAACCAGCACCGGCTGGCCGTCGAACATGCTGCGGCCACAGCATTGGCCGGGATCCATGGTGAGGGAGCCTACGTGCCGAGCGAGGGAGAGAAGGTCTGCGTCGTCCTCTGCGGGGCGAACACCGGACTCGGCGATCTCTGA
- a CDS encoding GNAT family N-acetyltransferase, producing MTVPGTTSAPESQQHFVRVSYDDPLGAPLLDDLEREYDERYGDVHEQPARTEILRYPPEAFAAPTGAFILLLDDEEPISGGAFMRCDESTAEFKRIWTHADHRGRGLAGRVLVELEDEACRLGYTRVYLTTGPRQPEAVRLYLKNGYTPLFDPALEAEEIGIHGFTKDLDGSEPHRS from the coding sequence ATGACCGTACCGGGGACCACCTCGGCGCCAGAGTCCCAGCAGCACTTCGTCCGCGTCTCCTACGACGACCCGCTCGGCGCTCCGCTGCTCGATGACCTCGAGCGCGAGTACGACGAGCGGTACGGAGACGTGCACGAACAGCCCGCGCGGACCGAGATCCTGCGCTACCCTCCCGAGGCGTTCGCGGCCCCCACCGGGGCATTCATCCTGCTGCTCGACGACGAGGAGCCGATCTCGGGCGGAGCATTCATGCGCTGCGACGAGTCCACTGCCGAGTTCAAACGGATCTGGACCCATGCCGACCATCGTGGTCGCGGACTCGCCGGTCGTGTGCTGGTCGAACTCGAGGACGAGGCCTGTCGCCTCGGCTACACGCGGGTGTATCTGACCACGGGACCCCGCCAGCCCGAAGCCGTGCGCCTCTACCTCAAGAACGGCTACACCCCGCTCTTCGACCCTGCTCTCGAAGCCGAGGAGATCGGCATCCACGGCTTTACGAAGGACCTCGACGGATCTGAGCCTCACCGATCCTGA
- a CDS encoding FAD-binding oxidoreductase: protein MDTTQPRMRWWGWGEDGHDGPVKPGAKTMLTKVCGWPKGVHRPPADLENVDLPKSTLPAGARTRFEAVLGDEYIRDDHATRVSHAAGRSVPDLIRLRGGRLPFAPDAVLYPASDTEVDELLRICSDERIAVVPFGGGTSVVGGIDAFRPDFHSCVCISLARLGEVIDIDEESLTATVQAGVFGPDLEERLQAEGFTLGHFPQSFEFSTVGGWVATRSAGQQSTGYGRIDANVLGLRASTPSGPIELRSTPASAAGPNPRQVLVGSEGTLGIITQATLSITRLPEATLPDAWFFPDFHSGATALREMEQSGLRPDIARLSDVNETAFGLAQLGSDLQRKGLQAYLNARGVTTPCLMVLRFDGRRPEARSRRAEGRTIARRHKGVTIGGTPETQWEKHRFSTPYLRDQLLTEGIVVDTMETAAPWSMIEDLHAEIGSQIEATMAARGTPAFVLCHISHLYSSGCSLYYTVFARQEEGTELEQWKALKTAASEAIVAGGGTITHHHGTGADHAPWLSDETGELWLTMLRAAKAEVDPAGIMNPGKLMNGPRAL from the coding sequence ATGGACACCACACAACCACGGATGCGCTGGTGGGGCTGGGGTGAGGACGGCCACGACGGCCCAGTCAAACCTGGCGCGAAGACGATGCTCACGAAGGTGTGCGGCTGGCCGAAGGGCGTCCACCGCCCACCCGCCGACCTCGAGAACGTCGACCTGCCGAAGTCCACACTCCCGGCGGGCGCCCGGACCCGCTTCGAGGCCGTGCTGGGTGACGAGTACATCCGCGATGATCATGCCACTCGCGTCTCCCACGCAGCAGGGCGCAGTGTCCCCGACCTCATCCGACTGCGCGGCGGTCGTCTGCCGTTCGCGCCCGACGCGGTGCTATACCCCGCTTCGGACACCGAGGTCGACGAGCTGCTGAGAATCTGCTCCGACGAGCGCATCGCCGTCGTCCCGTTCGGCGGTGGAACGAGCGTCGTCGGAGGCATCGACGCCTTCCGGCCGGACTTCCACAGCTGCGTGTGCATCAGTCTCGCCCGCCTCGGCGAGGTCATCGACATCGACGAGGAGTCCCTGACGGCAACCGTCCAAGCCGGGGTCTTCGGCCCCGACCTCGAGGAGAGGCTGCAGGCCGAAGGGTTCACCCTCGGCCACTTTCCTCAGTCCTTCGAATTCAGCACGGTCGGCGGTTGGGTCGCCACACGCTCGGCCGGTCAGCAGTCCACCGGGTACGGCCGCATCGACGCGAACGTGCTCGGTCTGCGCGCCTCGACGCCGAGCGGACCGATCGAACTGCGCTCGACCCCGGCCTCGGCGGCCGGACCGAACCCGCGGCAGGTCCTCGTCGGCTCTGAGGGAACGCTGGGCATCATCACGCAGGCCACCCTGAGCATCACACGCCTCCCCGAGGCCACGCTGCCCGACGCCTGGTTCTTCCCCGATTTCCATTCGGGCGCGACCGCTCTGCGGGAGATGGAGCAGAGCGGACTGCGTCCCGACATCGCGAGGCTCTCCGACGTCAACGAGACGGCGTTCGGTCTCGCACAGCTCGGCAGCGACCTCCAGCGCAAGGGGCTGCAGGCGTATCTCAATGCGCGCGGCGTCACGACGCCGTGCCTGATGGTGCTCCGCTTCGACGGTCGCAGGCCCGAGGCACGATCGCGGCGTGCCGAAGGCCGCACGATCGCCCGACGACACAAAGGGGTGACCATCGGCGGCACCCCAGAGACGCAGTGGGAGAAGCACCGCTTCTCGACCCCCTATCTGCGCGATCAGCTGCTGACCGAGGGCATCGTCGTCGACACGATGGAGACGGCGGCGCCGTGGAGCATGATCGAAGACCTCCACGCAGAGATCGGATCGCAGATCGAAGCGACAATGGCTGCCCGCGGCACTCCGGCCTTCGTCCTCTGCCACATCTCTCACCTCTACTCCTCGGGCTGCTCGCTCTACTACACGGTCTTCGCCCGGCAGGAAGAAGGCACGGAGCTCGAGCAGTGGAAGGCGTTGAAGACGGCGGCGAGCGAGGCCATCGTCGCAGGCGGCGGAACGATCACCCACCATCACGGCACCGGCGCGGACCATGCTCCCTGGCTGTCTGACGAGACCGGTGAGCTGTGGCTGACAATGCTGCGCGCAGCCAAGGCCGAGGTCGACCCGGCGGGGATCATGAATCCCGGCAAGCTCATGAACGGACCGAGGGCACTATGA
- a CDS encoding glycerol-3-phosphate dehydrogenase/oxidase, giving the protein MTSTPSGDAALNAAQRTQDLADAAADDTVDIVVIGGGFTGVGVALDAASRGLNTVLIERVDLASGTSSWSSKLAHGGLRYLAKLDFPIAWESAVERGRLMTQIAPHLIRPVPMLFPLHAGSSRKDAVTTGAGFVAGDVLRMLARTPKSVLPHPKRVSAKAIARLAPATTTNGLRGGLLSWDGQLIDDARLVLTIARTAAAAGARIITYATATEVEPGRVHITDRLSGEEHTIRTKQIINAAGVWADALSDDVELAPSKGSHLLVRAKRLGNPTAAVTAPVPGHFGRFVFAVPWHDGLVMIGLTDDPHNGPIPERARPDGDETTFLLDTVNAVLEDPLTPEDVVGSYAGFRPLLKSKGESSADLSRKHALLRDTRTDVVTIVGGKLTGYRRMAEDAVDAAVEAGGLTAGPCRTATLGLTGIGPPAPGTSERLVARYGTDAEVVAAYAADDPALGQPVAEGIPFTGAEVRFAVEHELAVTVDDVIDRRTRWGLVDADREDFAAAVRTLAPELTGTLKDADTLKEEG; this is encoded by the coding sequence ATGACTTCCACTCCCTCAGGGGATGCCGCGCTCAATGCGGCACAGCGCACCCAGGACCTCGCCGACGCAGCGGCGGACGACACGGTCGACATCGTCGTCATCGGCGGCGGCTTCACCGGCGTCGGCGTGGCTCTCGACGCGGCGAGCCGTGGGTTGAACACCGTGCTCATCGAACGCGTTGACCTCGCTTCGGGCACGAGCAGCTGGAGTTCGAAACTCGCCCACGGCGGGCTGCGCTACCTCGCGAAGCTCGACTTCCCCATCGCCTGGGAGTCCGCGGTCGAACGCGGTCGGCTGATGACGCAGATCGCCCCGCATCTCATCCGCCCCGTCCCGATGCTCTTCCCCCTGCACGCCGGCAGCAGCCGCAAGGACGCCGTGACGACCGGGGCCGGCTTCGTCGCCGGTGATGTGCTGAGGATGCTGGCACGAACCCCGAAGTCGGTCCTCCCACACCCTAAGCGCGTCTCCGCCAAGGCCATCGCCCGCCTGGCTCCCGCCACCACCACGAACGGGCTGCGTGGCGGCCTGCTCAGCTGGGACGGGCAGCTCATCGACGATGCCAGGCTGGTGCTGACGATCGCCCGCACGGCCGCCGCCGCCGGTGCCCGCATCATCACCTACGCCACCGCCACCGAGGTCGAACCCGGCCGAGTCCACATCACCGACCGCCTCAGCGGAGAAGAGCACACGATCCGCACGAAGCAGATCATCAACGCCGCCGGGGTCTGGGCCGACGCCCTCTCCGACGATGTCGAACTCGCCCCGAGCAAGGGCTCACATCTGCTCGTGAGAGCCAAGCGCCTCGGCAATCCGACGGCCGCCGTCACCGCACCGGTGCCCGGTCACTTCGGCCGCTTCGTCTTCGCCGTGCCGTGGCACGACGGCCTCGTGATGATCGGGCTCACCGACGATCCGCACAACGGACCCATCCCCGAGCGGGCGCGCCCCGACGGCGATGAGACCACGTTCCTGCTCGACACCGTCAATGCGGTACTGGAGGATCCGCTGACCCCCGAGGATGTCGTCGGCAGCTACGCCGGTTTCCGGCCGCTGCTCAAGAGCAAGGGCGAGTCCAGTGCCGACCTCTCCCGCAAGCACGCGCTGCTCCGGGATACTCGCACCGATGTCGTCACCATCGTCGGCGGCAAGCTCACCGGCTACCGGCGCATGGCCGAGGATGCGGTCGATGCCGCCGTCGAGGCGGGCGGGCTCACGGCCGGACCGTGCCGCACCGCCACGCTGGGCCTGACCGGCATCGGTCCCCCGGCACCCGGGACCTCCGAGCGCCTCGTCGCCCGCTATGGCACCGACGCCGAGGTGGTCGCCGCCTATGCCGCCGACGATCCCGCACTCGGACAACCGGTAGCCGAGGGGATCCCCTTCACCGGCGCCGAGGTGCGCTTCGCCGTCGAGCACGAACTCGCCGTCACCGTAGACGATGTCATCGACCGGCGGACCCGCTGGGGTCTCGTCGATGCCGACCGGGAGGACTTCGCAGCGGCGGTGCGCACCCTGGCTCCCGAACTGACCGGCACCCTCAAGGACGCCGACACCCTCAAGGAAGAAGGATGA
- a CDS encoding type II toxin-antitoxin system VapC family toxin, with product MSSKPTESQICSEQTVPLLLDTHLLLWAAYEPEKLSAEANERISDVSTSLMFSAASIWEVSIKSSLARSDFTINPRILRRGLLDNGYRELPITSTHAIAVKDLPAIHQDPFDRILVAQARTEGLELLTADSKVVAYGEPVVGVG from the coding sequence ATGAGCTCGAAGCCGACCGAATCGCAGATCTGTTCGGAGCAGACGGTGCCGCTTCTGCTTGATACGCATCTGCTGCTCTGGGCGGCGTACGAACCCGAGAAACTGAGTGCGGAGGCGAATGAGCGCATCAGTGATGTGTCCACCAGCTTGATGTTCAGTGCTGCAAGCATCTGGGAAGTGTCGATCAAGTCGTCGCTGGCCCGCAGTGACTTCACGATCAATCCACGCATTCTCCGGCGGGGGCTTCTGGACAACGGATATCGAGAGCTGCCGATCACATCGACACACGCCATAGCCGTTAAGGACTTGCCGGCCATCCACCAGGATCCATTCGACAGAATCCTGGTAGCGCAGGCCCGGACCGAGGGGCTGGAGCTGCTGACTGCCGATTCGAAGGTCGTGGCGTACGGCGAGCCTGTTGTCGGAGTCGGGTGA
- a CDS encoding MFS transporter — translation MSATASDPTTPNPAEPHSITREERKVLAGTLVGTTIEWYDFFIYAQAAGLVLSTQYFGPLAADNPALGQIMAWASLGISFLFRPLGAIIAGHLGDRIGRKKMLVLTLILMGAATSLIGLLPTYAAIGVGAPILLTLLRILQGFSAGGEWGGAALLSVEHAPISKRGIFGAYPQIGVPVGMILATGVIWILTTTLSPEQFASFGWRIPFLLSVVLVFIGYYIRRQVEESPVFAELAERRAESSAPLGTLFRKNTKEVILSAVIFIGNNAVGYMIIAFFAAYASRPLAEGGSVGLDRAPVLLATTLASFGWLIFTMWGGALSDRLGRVRTFQIGYVLLIVWLIPTFLMIDMANIWMYGIGIFVLTVGMGLSYGPMSAMYAEMFPAQVRYSGVSIGYALGAILGGAFAPTIAESLLAETGSSISIAIYMIIVCIISLIGVSLVKETKGVDLGITKHH, via the coding sequence ATGTCCGCCACCGCATCAGACCCCACCACACCGAATCCGGCCGAACCGCATTCGATCACCCGCGAGGAGCGCAAGGTCCTCGCCGGCACCCTCGTCGGGACCACCATCGAGTGGTACGACTTCTTCATCTACGCCCAGGCCGCCGGCCTCGTCCTCTCGACGCAGTACTTCGGCCCGCTCGCCGCCGACAATCCGGCACTCGGTCAGATCATGGCCTGGGCTTCTCTGGGGATCTCCTTCCTGTTCCGGCCGTTGGGCGCGATCATCGCGGGCCACCTCGGCGATCGGATCGGGCGGAAGAAGATGCTCGTGCTCACGCTCATCCTCATGGGGGCCGCGACCTCTCTCATCGGCCTGCTGCCGACCTATGCCGCGATCGGCGTCGGTGCACCGATCCTGCTCACCCTGCTGCGGATCCTCCAGGGCTTCTCGGCCGGCGGTGAATGGGGCGGGGCGGCTCTGCTGTCGGTCGAACACGCGCCGATCTCCAAGCGCGGCATCTTCGGGGCCTACCCGCAGATCGGGGTGCCGGTCGGGATGATCCTCGCCACTGGCGTGATCTGGATTCTGACCACGACGCTCAGCCCCGAGCAGTTCGCGAGCTTCGGCTGGCGGATCCCGTTCCTCCTCTCCGTCGTCCTCGTCTTCATCGGCTATTACATCCGCCGCCAGGTCGAGGAGTCCCCTGTCTTCGCGGAGCTCGCCGAACGCAGGGCCGAATCCTCCGCACCGCTGGGCACGCTGTTTCGGAAGAACACGAAGGAGGTCATCCTCTCCGCGGTCATCTTCATCGGCAACAACGCGGTCGGCTACATGATCATCGCGTTCTTCGCCGCCTATGCCTCCCGCCCGCTCGCCGAGGGCGGATCGGTCGGCCTCGACCGGGCACCCGTGCTGCTGGCGACGACGCTGGCGAGCTTCGGGTGGTTGATCTTCACGATGTGGGGCGGAGCGCTGTCGGACCGGCTCGGACGCGTGCGCACCTTCCAGATCGGCTACGTCCTGCTCATCGTGTGGCTCATCCCGACGTTCCTCATGATCGATATGGCGAACATCTGGATGTACGGCATCGGCATCTTCGTGCTCACCGTCGGCATGGGCCTGTCCTACGGGCCGATGTCGGCGATGTACGCGGAGATGTTCCCCGCCCAGGTCCGCTACTCAGGAGTCTCGATCGGCTATGCGCTCGGTGCGATCCTCGGCGGTGCCTTCGCCCCGACGATCGCCGAGTCGCTGCTGGCCGAGACCGGTTCGTCGATCTCGATCGCGATCTACATGATCATCGTGTGCATCATCTCGCTCATCGGGGTCAGCCTCGTCAAGGAGACGAAGGGCGTCGACCTCGGCATCACGAAGCATCACTGA
- a CDS encoding type II toxin-antitoxin system Phd/YefM family antitoxin, producing MTIVNIHEAKTQLSRLLEHVAEGETVTIARAGKPVAKLVRYDADDREQRLGFLVGHGTVPDDFDELEADRIADLFGADGAASA from the coding sequence ATGACCATCGTGAACATCCATGAGGCCAAGACCCAGCTGTCCCGACTGCTGGAACACGTCGCGGAGGGTGAGACGGTGACGATTGCGCGCGCGGGAAAGCCCGTGGCGAAGCTCGTTCGTTACGACGCGGACGACCGTGAACAGCGGTTGGGGTTCCTTGTCGGCCACGGGACCGTGCCCGATGACTTCGATGAGCTCGAAGCCGACCGAATCGCAGATCTGTTCGGAGCAGACGGTGCCGCTTCTGCTTGA
- a CDS encoding ABC transporter ATP-binding protein, translated as MAETVLDIADVTFRRGQTQILHGIDLRIAAGEHWVLIGPNGAGKSTLLSFASAQVFPTSGTVDILGQRMGRVELAALRRLIGHVNPRHPLRSNLTVTEVVLTGLTGTIERPMRWEPSTEDLAKAEARIAEVGLSARADAGWKVLSQGERGRALVARSLICDPQLLLFDEPTTGLDVAAREHLLETIDDLSVRSPELATVLVTHHLEEIPETTSHATLISDGRLTAAGPIAEVLTSDQVSAAFDHPIEVGFADRRWSARAVRGAGSVTVQRSADAAGQTRRRAGAAAPLVTCGLRVD; from the coding sequence GTGGCCGAGACCGTCCTGGACATCGCCGATGTGACGTTCCGACGTGGGCAGACGCAGATCCTGCACGGGATCGATCTGCGCATCGCCGCCGGCGAGCACTGGGTGCTCATCGGACCCAACGGGGCCGGAAAGTCGACGCTGCTCAGCTTCGCCTCGGCGCAGGTGTTCCCGACCTCGGGCACGGTCGACATCCTCGGACAGCGGATGGGCCGGGTCGAACTCGCCGCGCTGCGCCGCCTCATCGGGCACGTCAACCCGCGCCACCCGCTGCGCTCGAACCTCACCGTGACCGAGGTCGTCCTCACGGGGCTGACCGGCACCATCGAACGCCCGATGCGCTGGGAGCCGAGCACCGAGGACCTTGCGAAGGCCGAAGCTCGGATCGCCGAGGTGGGGCTGTCCGCCCGTGCCGACGCCGGATGGAAGGTGCTGTCCCAGGGGGAACGGGGCCGTGCCCTCGTCGCCCGGTCGCTCATCTGCGACCCACAGCTGCTGCTCTTCGACGAGCCGACGACCGGCCTCGACGTCGCCGCGCGCGAACATCTGCTTGAGACCATCGACGACCTCTCCGTGCGCTCGCCGGAACTGGCGACCGTGCTCGTGACCCACCATCTCGAGGAGATCCCCGAGACCACCTCGCATGCCACGCTCATCTCCGACGGACGACTGACCGCGGCGGGGCCCATCGCCGAGGTGCTCACCTCCGATCAGGTCTCTGCCGCCTTCGACCACCCGATCGAGGTCGGCTTCGCCGACCGTCGGTGGTCGGCGCGGGCTGTGCGTGGTGCTGGCTCCGTCACAGTGCAACGGTCGGCTGACGCCGCTGGGCAGACGCGACGGCGGGCTGGCGCCGCGGCGCCGCTGGTGACCTGCGGGCTGCGGGTCGACTGA